A genomic region of Micromonospora sp. NBRC 110009 contains the following coding sequences:
- a CDS encoding DUF1330 domain-containing protein — translation MPKAYWITTYRSISNEEKVAAYAELAGPALRAAGGTFLARGLPSRAFESGALERTTLIEFESVDAALAAYDSPAYQEALRALGDGAERDLRIIEATP, via the coding sequence GTGCCAAAGGCCTACTGGATCACCACGTACCGGTCCATCAGCAACGAGGAGAAGGTCGCCGCCTACGCCGAGCTGGCCGGGCCGGCGCTGCGGGCCGCCGGCGGCACGTTTCTGGCGCGCGGCCTGCCGTCGCGGGCGTTCGAGTCCGGAGCGTTGGAGCGTACGACGCTGATCGAGTTCGAGAGCGTCGACGCCGCGCTCGCCGCCTACGACAGCCCCGCTTATCAGGAGGCGCTGCGGGCGCTCGGCGACGGAGCCGAACGCGACCTGCGGATCATCGAAGCCACGCCCTGA
- a CDS encoding ABC transporter substrate-binding protein yields MVRKRALRIVVGLAALSLAVAGCGRSTSGQTPQAGVSASVAADAKAADLVPADLKGKGVLRVATAEGYPPMEMYKEGTQELVGVDPELAAAIAGRLGLKLEMTNASFPGLIPGLQADRWDLAMSSMSDTEERRKAVDFVDYFQAGGAIMVAKGNPAGVKDLADLCGRAVVLAKGSSNLAIGEKQNGSCAKKMTISQSEDAPTGLLQIDAGRAVATIVDYPVAKMLAQQSGKYEVLEAQYEAGPWGIAIDKKDSQLRDAVQRALQELIAAGEYAKLLEKWGVQGSGVQTATVNDQK; encoded by the coding sequence GTGGTCAGGAAGCGCGCGCTTCGTATTGTCGTCGGTCTCGCCGCACTCTCGCTCGCCGTCGCCGGCTGTGGACGCTCGACCAGCGGTCAGACGCCGCAGGCCGGTGTCTCCGCCTCGGTCGCCGCCGACGCCAAGGCCGCCGACCTGGTCCCGGCCGACCTCAAGGGGAAGGGCGTGCTGCGGGTCGCCACCGCCGAGGGCTACCCGCCGATGGAGATGTACAAGGAGGGGACCCAGGAGCTGGTCGGCGTCGACCCGGAGCTGGCGGCGGCGATCGCCGGGCGGCTCGGCCTGAAGCTGGAGATGACCAACGCGAGCTTCCCCGGCCTGATCCCGGGCCTGCAGGCCGACCGGTGGGACCTGGCGATGTCCTCGATGAGCGACACCGAGGAGCGCCGTAAGGCCGTCGACTTCGTCGACTACTTCCAGGCCGGCGGCGCGATCATGGTGGCGAAGGGCAACCCGGCCGGGGTGAAGGACCTGGCGGACCTCTGCGGCCGCGCCGTGGTGCTCGCCAAGGGCAGCTCCAACCTCGCCATCGGCGAGAAGCAGAACGGCTCGTGCGCCAAGAAGATGACCATCTCGCAGAGCGAGGACGCCCCGACCGGCCTGCTGCAGATCGACGCCGGGCGCGCGGTGGCCACCATCGTCGACTACCCGGTGGCCAAGATGCTGGCCCAGCAGAGCGGCAAGTACGAGGTGCTGGAGGCCCAGTACGAGGCCGGCCCGTGGGGCATCGCGATCGACAAGAAGGACAGCCAGCTGCGTGACGCCGTCCAGCGGGCCCTCCAGGAGCTGATCGCCGCGGGCGAGTACGCCAAGCTCCTGGAGAAGTGGGGCGTGCAGGGCAGCGGTGTGCAGACCGCGACGGTCAACGACCAGAAGTGA
- a CDS encoding amino acid ABC transporter permease encodes MSTPVDATVPGPASAGPAGPETPEVNRISHPLRPGRWLAAGATALILAWLAWTIAINPNLHWDIVVKYQFDRVILEGLWVTAQLTVASMAIGVMLGVVVALMQVSDSRILRAGAMAYVWFFRGTPLLVQLIFWFNIALIFPEIGLGVPFGGPKLVTWETNTLVTGFVAALLGLSINEGAYMSEIVRAGLRAVDPGQQEAAAALGMSRMKIMRRVVLPQAMRIIVPPTGNQFISMLKTTSLVSVIAGADLLTVAQRLYLTNFEVIALLIVASLWYLVLTTVASIGQYYLERRFSRGFGATAPGTLRGRITRNLRFTGSAR; translated from the coding sequence GTGAGCACACCGGTGGACGCGACCGTCCCGGGCCCGGCTTCGGCCGGGCCCGCCGGCCCGGAGACGCCGGAGGTGAACCGGATCAGCCACCCGCTGCGACCGGGGCGCTGGCTGGCCGCCGGGGCGACCGCCCTGATCCTGGCCTGGCTGGCCTGGACCATCGCGATCAACCCGAACCTGCACTGGGACATCGTCGTCAAGTACCAGTTCGACCGGGTCATCCTGGAAGGGCTCTGGGTCACCGCCCAGCTCACGGTCGCGTCCATGGCGATCGGCGTGATGCTCGGCGTCGTCGTGGCGCTGATGCAGGTCTCCGACAGCCGCATCCTGCGCGCCGGAGCCATGGCGTACGTCTGGTTCTTCCGCGGCACGCCGCTGCTGGTGCAGCTGATCTTCTGGTTCAACATCGCGCTGATCTTCCCCGAGATCGGGCTGGGCGTGCCGTTCGGCGGCCCGAAGCTGGTGACCTGGGAGACGAACACCCTGGTCACCGGATTCGTCGCGGCGCTGCTCGGGCTCAGCATCAACGAGGGCGCCTACATGAGCGAGATCGTTCGAGCCGGCCTGCGCGCGGTCGACCCCGGCCAGCAGGAGGCCGCGGCGGCGCTGGGCATGTCCCGCATGAAGATCATGAGGCGGGTGGTGCTGCCCCAGGCGATGCGGATCATCGTCCCGCCGACCGGCAACCAGTTCATCTCCATGCTCAAGACCACCTCGCTCGTCTCGGTGATCGCCGGCGCCGACCTGCTCACCGTCGCCCAGCGGCTCTACCTGACCAACTTCGAGGTGATCGCCCTGCTGATCGTCGCGTCCCTCTGGTACCTCGTGCTGACCACCGTCGCCAGCATCGGCCAGTACTACCTGGAACGTCGGTTCAGCCGCGGCTTCGGCGCCACCGCGCCGGGCACCCTGCGCGGGCGGATCACCCGCAACCTGCGCTTCACCGGGAGCGCGCGATGA
- a CDS encoding amino acid ABC transporter ATP-binding protein — protein sequence MTPPMVQCRSLRKSFGRLEVLRGIDLTIERGRVVCVVGPSGSGKSTLLRCLNHLEEPQAGRVYVDGELIGYEERGGRLRPLPDARLRRQRESIGMVFQRFHLFPHRTALENVMEGLVAVKGVPSAVARQRAADLLDRVGLADRAHHYPAQLSGGQQQRVAIARSLAMSPKLMLFDEPTSALDPELVGEVLEVMKDLAASGMTMIVVTHEMGFAREVGDHLVFMDEGLIIEEGPPREVLAAPRHDRTRAFLSKVL from the coding sequence ATGACCCCGCCGATGGTGCAGTGCCGCTCGCTGCGCAAGAGCTTCGGCCGGCTGGAGGTGCTGCGCGGCATCGACCTGACCATCGAACGCGGCCGGGTCGTCTGCGTGGTCGGCCCGTCGGGCTCCGGCAAGTCCACCCTGCTGCGCTGCCTCAACCACCTCGAGGAGCCGCAGGCGGGTCGGGTCTACGTCGACGGCGAGCTGATCGGATACGAGGAGCGCGGCGGCCGGCTGCGGCCCCTGCCGGACGCGCGACTGCGCCGCCAGCGCGAGTCGATCGGCATGGTCTTCCAGCGCTTCCACCTGTTCCCGCACCGCACCGCCCTGGAGAACGTGATGGAGGGCCTGGTCGCGGTGAAGGGCGTCCCGTCGGCTGTCGCGCGGCAGCGCGCCGCTGACCTGCTCGACCGGGTGGGACTGGCCGACCGCGCCCACCACTACCCGGCCCAGCTCTCCGGCGGCCAGCAGCAGCGGGTCGCCATCGCCCGCTCGCTGGCCATGTCGCCGAAGCTGATGCTCTTCGACGAGCCGACCTCGGCGCTCGACCCGGAGCTGGTCGGCGAGGTGCTGGAGGTGATGAAGGACCTCGCGGCGAGCGGGATGACCATGATCGTGGTGACCCACGAGATGGGCTTCGCCCGGGAGGTCGGCGACCACCTCGTCTTCATGGACGAAGGCCTGATCATCGAGGAGGGCCCACCCCGGGAGGTGCTCGCCGCGCCACGGCACGACCGCACCCGCGCCTTCCTGTCCAAGGTGCTCTGA
- a CDS encoding N-acyl-D-amino-acid deacylase family protein, translated as MARLDLLITGGDVIDGTGAPARPADVGVRDDRLVLLPPASRTPAAEVIDAAGLVVTPGFVDVHTHSDLLAGDDEQREVLRRAPLLQGVTTEICGNCGIGPFPVPPHRTEPVRELIAATFGPPASAYASFAEFADAQGAARRNHLAALVGHGTLRAAVVGFAQRRATPAEIRRMCALLDEALAAGAAGLSTGLIYSPGVNAGTDEVIALARVAAAHGKPYVTHLRDEMSQVESALEEAIDIATAAGSALQVSHHKTAGRRAWGATVRTLARLERARADGLDVTCDVYPYTAGSTALHAMLPPWLIADGVPAMLTAAAEPAVRDRIRHDLVAGVPGWENTVGNGGWDLIRVASAPNHPDAQGHTIADLAAAHGVDPVDYACDLLAAEHGDVTILSHSMHEDDVRRVLASPLTMLCSDGVPKGGRPHPRWAGSFARVLGHYVRDVGLLELPEAVHKMTAMPAGRFGLTERGLLADGYAADLVVLDPQRVADGATYDDPLAPPRGVRCVVVDGRVVVDGGAVTDARPGRVLAVADRTPVVPGRR; from the coding sequence ATGGCGCGCCTCGACCTGCTGATCACCGGCGGGGACGTGATCGACGGCACCGGCGCGCCGGCCCGCCCCGCCGACGTGGGCGTCCGCGACGACCGGCTCGTGCTGCTGCCACCGGCCAGCCGCACTCCCGCCGCGGAGGTCATCGACGCCGCCGGGCTGGTCGTCACGCCGGGCTTCGTCGACGTGCACACCCACTCCGACCTGCTCGCCGGCGACGACGAGCAGCGGGAGGTGCTGCGCCGGGCGCCGCTGCTCCAGGGCGTCACCACGGAGATCTGCGGCAACTGCGGCATCGGCCCCTTCCCGGTCCCACCCCACCGCACCGAACCGGTGCGGGAGCTGATCGCCGCGACCTTCGGCCCACCCGCGTCGGCGTACGCGTCGTTCGCCGAGTTCGCCGACGCCCAGGGCGCGGCCCGGCGCAACCACCTCGCCGCCCTCGTCGGCCACGGCACCCTACGCGCCGCGGTGGTCGGCTTCGCCCAGCGGCGGGCCACCCCCGCGGAGATCCGGCGGATGTGCGCCCTGCTCGACGAGGCGCTCGCCGCCGGCGCGGCCGGCCTGTCGACCGGGCTGATCTACTCCCCGGGCGTCAACGCCGGCACCGACGAGGTCATCGCCCTCGCGCGGGTGGCGGCCGCACACGGCAAGCCGTACGTGACCCACCTGCGCGACGAGATGTCCCAGGTCGAATCCGCACTCGAGGAGGCCATCGACATCGCCACCGCGGCCGGGTCGGCGCTGCAGGTCTCCCACCACAAGACGGCCGGGCGCCGCGCCTGGGGCGCCACCGTCCGCACCCTCGCCCGACTCGAACGGGCGCGCGCCGACGGGCTGGACGTCACCTGCGACGTCTACCCGTACACCGCCGGCAGCACCGCCCTGCACGCGATGCTCCCGCCGTGGCTGATCGCCGACGGGGTACCGGCGATGCTCACCGCCGCCGCCGAGCCGGCGGTCCGCGACCGGATCCGCCACGACCTGGTCGCCGGCGTGCCCGGCTGGGAGAACACCGTCGGCAACGGCGGCTGGGACCTGATCCGCGTGGCGTCCGCCCCGAACCACCCCGACGCCCAGGGCCACACGATCGCCGACCTGGCCGCCGCGCACGGCGTCGACCCCGTCGACTACGCCTGCGACCTGCTCGCCGCCGAACACGGCGACGTCACCATCCTCAGCCACTCCATGCACGAGGACGACGTACGCCGGGTGCTGGCCAGCCCGCTGACCATGCTCTGCTCGGACGGCGTACCGAAGGGCGGCCGACCGCACCCACGGTGGGCGGGCAGCTTCGCCCGGGTGCTCGGCCACTACGTTCGGGACGTGGGACTGCTGGAGCTGCCGGAGGCGGTGCACAAGATGACGGCGATGCCCGCCGGCCGCTTCGGCCTGACGGAGCGGGGGCTGCTCGCCGACGGGTACGCCGCGGACCTGGTGGTCCTCGACCCGCAGCGGGTCGCCGACGGCGCCACGTACGACGATCCGCTGGCGCCGCCGCGCGGGGTGCGGTGCGTGGTGGTCGATGGCCGGGTCGTGGTGGACGGCGGCGCGGTCACCGACGCGCGGCCCGGCCGGGTGCTGGCCGTGGCGGATCGGACGCCGGTCGTACCGGGGCGGCGATGA
- a CDS encoding serine hydrolase yields the protein MSPTVRVGAMVRRLDDGRTLSADPDLVLPLASVGKVLILGEVARRLADGTLTAGQPVDLLDADREVGGTGLLGQLSPRRWTVADLATAVAAVSDNAATNALLRLVTLTAVQDLARRAGLRDTTVHDRIRAERGPDVPETFATGTARELCAFLAGVAQGTWQGPQACRLLRGWLAGNTDRTMVADSIGHDPWSSDGVRVENKTGTDTGVRADTGIVSGRHTVVYAVIAAFAPGAERAAVAELRRWGAAVDRLAGPHRSDNS from the coding sequence ATGAGCCCGACGGTGCGGGTCGGGGCAATGGTGCGGCGGCTGGACGACGGCCGCACCCTCTCCGCCGACCCCGACCTGGTCCTGCCACTGGCCAGCGTCGGCAAGGTGCTGATCCTCGGCGAGGTGGCCCGCCGGCTCGCGGACGGCACGCTCACCGCGGGCCAGCCGGTCGACCTGCTCGACGCGGACCGGGAGGTCGGCGGCACCGGCCTGCTCGGCCAGCTGTCGCCCCGCCGGTGGACGGTCGCCGACCTGGCCACGGCGGTCGCCGCGGTCAGCGACAACGCCGCCACCAACGCCCTGCTGCGGCTGGTGACCCTGACTGCCGTGCAGGACCTGGCCCGCCGCGCCGGGCTGCGGGACACCACCGTGCACGACCGGATCCGAGCCGAGCGCGGCCCCGACGTACCGGAAACCTTCGCCACCGGCACCGCCCGCGAACTCTGCGCCTTCCTCGCCGGAGTGGCGCAGGGGACCTGGCAGGGCCCGCAGGCCTGCCGGCTGCTGCGCGGCTGGCTCGCCGGGAACACCGACCGCACGATGGTCGCCGACTCGATCGGCCACGACCCATGGTCGAGCGACGGCGTCCGGGTCGAGAACAAGACCGGCACCGACACCGGGGTACGCGCCGACACCGGCATCGTGTCCGGCCGGCACACCGTCGTCTACGCCGTGATCGCCGCGTTCGCGCCCGGCGCCGAGCGGGCCGCCGTGGCCGAGCTGCGGCGCTGGGGTGCGGCGGTCGACCGGCTCGCCGGACCCCACCGCTCCGACAACTCCTGA
- a CDS encoding LysR family transcriptional regulator codes for MFNTARLQVVLEIARHGTIVAAAERLQLSPSAVSHQLATLEQEAGVALVDRGPRSLRLTVAGQRLADYAQQIADLMSAARDELSAHGEGRRGLLRIGFFATAGTELLPRALSSFTRDHPQVELALILGQPHELLPRLHQGELDLVVVFDHPLSPAQQSPDAKVEPLMVDPQLVVLPADHPLARRRRLRLANLAAEPWVTTLGVQGEVSVLELAARAEGFAPRVRCRSDHYEVVLGLVRAGVGVALVPSLGLRNPGGVAVRQLAHAKLYRDIGVALRPGNPNPVVGRFVERLSDAAATLSQELSERWGPASRSTAAPQRRSSATAARSAPGANAAITA; via the coding sequence ATGTTCAACACCGCACGCCTGCAGGTCGTCCTGGAGATCGCTCGGCATGGCACGATCGTCGCCGCCGCGGAGCGGCTTCAGCTGAGCCCGTCCGCGGTCTCCCACCAGCTCGCCACGTTGGAGCAGGAGGCCGGGGTGGCGCTGGTGGACCGGGGGCCGCGCAGTCTGCGGCTCACGGTCGCGGGCCAGCGCCTGGCGGACTACGCGCAGCAGATCGCCGATCTGATGTCGGCGGCCCGCGATGAGCTGTCCGCACACGGCGAGGGCCGCCGGGGACTGCTGCGGATCGGGTTCTTCGCCACCGCCGGCACCGAGCTGCTGCCGCGGGCGCTGTCGAGCTTCACCCGGGACCATCCGCAGGTCGAGCTGGCGCTGATCCTGGGGCAGCCGCACGAACTGCTGCCCCGCCTCCACCAGGGTGAGCTGGACCTGGTGGTGGTCTTCGACCATCCGCTGAGTCCGGCGCAGCAGTCGCCGGACGCGAAGGTCGAGCCGCTGATGGTGGACCCACAGCTGGTGGTGCTCCCCGCCGACCATCCGCTCGCCCGCCGGCGGCGACTTCGGCTCGCCAACCTTGCCGCCGAGCCGTGGGTCACCACCCTCGGCGTGCAGGGCGAGGTGTCGGTGCTGGAGTTGGCGGCGCGAGCGGAGGGCTTCGCGCCGCGGGTCCGCTGCCGCAGTGACCACTACGAAGTGGTGCTGGGCCTGGTCCGGGCCGGTGTGGGGGTGGCCCTGGTGCCGTCGCTCGGCCTGCGCAACCCCGGCGGGGTGGCGGTGCGGCAGCTCGCCCACGCCAAGCTGTACCGGGACATCGGCGTGGCGCTGCGCCCCGGCAATCCCAATCCGGTGGTGGGCAGGTTCGTGGAGCGGCTGAGCGACGCGGCGGCGACGCTCAGTCAGGAGTTGTCGGAGCGGTGGGGTCCGGCGAGCCGGTCGACCGCCGCACCCCAGCGCCGCAGCTCGGCCACGGCGGCCCGCTCGGCGCCGGGCGCGAACGCGGCGATCACGGCGTAG
- a CDS encoding permease prefix domain 1-containing protein: MTASNDTTRGSTTDIHRLLDQAFAGVEVTPELQDLKEEIRANLVARVADLERAGLSPTDATGRAMAELGDVRSLIDEMETGSDSPVAAWARHRVRPKPGFLVRVIVLAAIAVAALAILALAAVDVAVPEPAQLAAIVAVALPVGLIVADALRQETTTNHPMPGLRAAGYGAATTLALAGVGSGWRYLIETELPWLIGGALAVVASIVAFTCLGATQTNRHKAWVLQQHASHHDVGDRFTNDPAAAARFGLYTLTLWLIAIAAFAVLGFTIGWAWSWLSLVGGFAAMMLMLARMLFAPRD, translated from the coding sequence ATGACCGCCTCGAACGACACCACGCGCGGCTCCACGACGGACATCCACCGCCTCCTCGACCAGGCCTTCGCAGGCGTCGAGGTGACCCCCGAACTTCAGGACCTGAAGGAGGAGATCCGAGCCAACCTGGTGGCCCGGGTCGCCGATCTCGAACGCGCCGGGCTCTCCCCGACCGACGCCACCGGCCGCGCGATGGCCGAGTTGGGCGACGTCCGATCCCTGATCGACGAGATGGAGACCGGGTCCGACTCCCCCGTCGCCGCGTGGGCACGTCACCGCGTCCGACCGAAGCCCGGATTCCTGGTCCGCGTGATCGTCCTGGCGGCGATCGCCGTCGCCGCGCTCGCCATCCTCGCCCTGGCCGCGGTCGACGTCGCCGTGCCCGAGCCGGCGCAGCTCGCCGCGATCGTCGCCGTCGCGCTGCCCGTCGGCCTCATCGTGGCCGACGCCCTGCGGCAGGAAACCACCACCAACCACCCGATGCCCGGCCTTCGCGCCGCCGGATACGGGGCCGCCACGACCCTGGCCCTGGCGGGCGTCGGCTCCGGCTGGCGGTACCTGATCGAGACCGAGCTGCCCTGGCTGATCGGCGGTGCACTCGCCGTCGTGGCCTCGATCGTCGCGTTCACCTGCCTGGGCGCCACGCAGACCAACCGCCATAAGGCGTGGGTGCTCCAGCAACACGCATCCCACCACGACGTCGGTGACCGTTTCACGAACGACCCAGCCGCCGCCGCCCGGTTCGGCCTGTACACCCTCACGCTCTGGCTGATCGCCATCGCGGCGTTCGCGGTGCTGGGCTTCACCATCGGCTGGGCATGGTCCTGGCTCTCCCTGGTCGGCGGCTTCGCGGCGATGATGCTCATGCTGGCGCGCATGCTGTTCGCGCCCCGGGACTGA
- a CDS encoding PadR family transcriptional regulator, producing MFERSGSDAALLGDAFAADLLRGHTDTIVLGILRRGDSYGFEIFKTIRDATGGAYEIKEATLYASYRRLVKDGLVEAYWGDETKGGRRKYYRITDAGHSVYRRNVAAWVVTRDLIDSLLDLGD from the coding sequence ATGTTTGAGAGAAGCGGGAGTGACGCCGCCCTTCTCGGTGACGCCTTCGCCGCCGACCTGCTCCGCGGGCACACCGACACGATCGTGCTGGGGATCCTGCGCCGCGGCGACAGCTACGGCTTCGAGATCTTCAAGACGATCCGCGACGCGACCGGCGGGGCGTATGAGATCAAGGAAGCGACGCTGTACGCGAGCTACCGGCGCCTGGTCAAGGACGGACTCGTCGAGGCCTACTGGGGCGACGAAACCAAGGGCGGGCGGCGGAAGTACTACCGCATCACCGACGCCGGCCACTCCGTCTACCGCCGCAACGTCGCGGCATGGGTGGTCACGCGCGATCTCATCGACTCGCTGCTCGACCTCGGCGACTAA
- a CDS encoding AMP-dependent synthetase/ligase — translation MRRNVSVEPKVTGGESVGLADVVWDNGRRDPGAVQFRRPDPDARTWPHPSGDPSVVTCRQFRDDVLAVARGLVAAGVTPGARVVLMSRTRYEWTLVDYAVWAIGAVTVPVYDTSSAEQLAWILADSGAVACVVETADHAALLTGVRDGLPELREVWQIDAGDLVRLAERGRAVDEAAVERRRAAVSGADPATIVYTSGTTGRPKGCVLTHRNIHLDVANAVAALPELFNQAASTVLFLPLAHAFARMIQVGMVQTRATMVHSPSARGVLDQLRRHRPTFVLAVPRMFEKAYTGARQKAADQHQGWLFAVADRVAARYSRALDTPSGPGTGLRLARGLLDLLVYRKLRAAFGGRCRLAVVGGAPLGERLGHFFRGAGLTTLEGYGLTETSPALAVNRPSAMRIGTVGRPLPGVELAIADSGEILVRSDVVFRGYWNNPAATSETFTADGWFRTGDLGSLDDDGYLRITGRTKEIMVTAEGKNIAPAPLEDRVRAHPLVSQSMLAGNGKPYVAALVTIDPQAWTRWRDAHGHPHASVAELREDPALRGEIQSAIDRANRSVSHAEAIKTFRILPDDFTEANGELTPTLKVKREVVQRHRAADIDALYRGH, via the coding sequence ATGCGGCGCAACGTCAGCGTGGAGCCGAAGGTCACCGGCGGGGAGTCGGTCGGGCTGGCCGACGTGGTGTGGGACAACGGGCGGCGGGACCCGGGCGCGGTGCAGTTCCGGCGCCCGGACCCGGACGCCCGGACGTGGCCGCACCCGTCCGGTGACCCGTCCGTGGTGACCTGCCGGCAGTTCCGCGACGACGTGCTGGCCGTGGCCCGCGGGCTGGTCGCGGCGGGCGTGACGCCGGGGGCCCGGGTGGTGCTGATGAGCCGCACCCGGTACGAGTGGACCCTGGTCGACTACGCGGTGTGGGCGATCGGCGCGGTGACCGTTCCGGTGTACGACACGTCGAGCGCCGAGCAGCTGGCCTGGATCCTTGCCGACTCGGGCGCGGTGGCGTGCGTGGTGGAGACGGCCGACCACGCCGCGCTGCTGACCGGCGTACGCGACGGGCTGCCGGAGCTGCGCGAGGTGTGGCAGATCGACGCCGGCGACCTGGTCCGGCTGGCCGAGCGGGGTCGGGCCGTCGACGAGGCGGCCGTCGAACGCCGGCGGGCCGCGGTGTCGGGGGCGGACCCGGCCACGATCGTCTACACCAGCGGGACGACGGGCCGGCCGAAGGGCTGCGTGCTGACGCACCGGAACATCCACCTCGACGTCGCCAACGCGGTCGCGGCGCTGCCCGAGCTGTTCAACCAGGCGGCGTCGACGGTCCTCTTCCTGCCGCTGGCGCACGCCTTCGCCCGGATGATTCAGGTGGGCATGGTGCAGACCCGGGCGACCATGGTGCACAGCCCCAGCGCGCGTGGCGTGCTGGACCAGCTGCGCCGGCACCGGCCGACGTTCGTGCTCGCGGTGCCGCGGATGTTCGAGAAGGCGTACACCGGGGCGCGGCAGAAGGCCGCCGACCAGCATCAGGGGTGGCTGTTCGCCGTCGCGGACCGGGTCGCGGCGCGGTACAGCCGGGCGCTCGACACGCCGTCCGGCCCCGGGACGGGCCTCCGGCTGGCGCGAGGTCTGCTGGACCTGCTGGTCTACCGGAAGCTGCGGGCCGCGTTCGGCGGCCGCTGCCGGCTGGCCGTGGTCGGCGGGGCTCCCCTCGGTGAGCGGCTCGGGCACTTCTTCCGGGGCGCCGGCCTCACGACCCTGGAGGGGTACGGGTTGACGGAAACGTCCCCGGCGCTGGCGGTGAACCGGCCCTCGGCGATGCGGATCGGCACCGTCGGCCGGCCGCTGCCCGGCGTCGAGCTGGCCATCGCCGACAGCGGGGAGATCCTCGTCCGCAGTGACGTCGTGTTCCGGGGCTACTGGAACAATCCGGCCGCGACCAGCGAGACGTTCACCGCCGACGGCTGGTTCCGCACCGGCGACCTCGGCAGCCTCGACGACGACGGCTACCTGCGGATCACCGGACGCACCAAGGAGATCATGGTGACCGCGGAGGGCAAGAACATCGCCCCCGCCCCGCTCGAGGACCGGGTCCGCGCACACCCGCTGGTCAGCCAGTCCATGCTGGCCGGCAACGGCAAGCCATACGTCGCCGCCCTGGTCACCATCGACCCGCAGGCGTGGACCCGGTGGCGCGACGCGCACGGCCACCCGCACGCCTCGGTCGCGGAGTTGCGCGAGGACCCGGCGCTGCGCGGCGAGATCCAGAGCGCGATCGACCGGGCGAACCGGTCGGTCTCCCACGCGGAGGCGATCAAGACCTTCCGGATCCTGCCGGACGACTTCACCGAGGCCAACGGTGAACTCACCCCCACGTTGAAGGTCAAACGCGAGGTGGTGCAGCGGCATCGCGCCGCTGACATCGACGCCCTCTACCGCGGCCACTGA